The following proteins are co-located in the Gossypium hirsutum isolate 1008001.06 chromosome A02, Gossypium_hirsutum_v2.1, whole genome shotgun sequence genome:
- the LOC121209941 gene encoding receptor-like protein EIX1, with amino-acid sequence MYKFTVLGLLLAVVCVITGEYVCNGDSHLGNCSKSDLEALFDFKNGLNDPENRLSSWQGSGCCQWHGIGCNNSTGAVIMIDLHNPYPITSESSSSKYGFWNLSGDISPSLPKLKSLEHLDLSLNTFNDISIPKFLGSLKNLRYLNLSKAGFSGLIPASLGNISSLQFLDVSTEFASLSSDSLQWVAGLVSLKHLAMNEVDLSMIDSGFLGIMNRLSFLNELYLSGCQLSGSILSLNSVNVTSLSVLDLSFNSFGPGFPV; translated from the coding sequence ATGTATAAATTCACTGTTCTTGGCCTTCTGTTGGCAGTTGTATGTGTCATAACAGGAGAATATGTTTGTAATGGTGATTCCCACTTGGGAAATTGCTCCAAATCAGACCTTGAAGCACTTTTTGACTTCAAAAATGGCCTTAATGATCCTGAAAACAGGCTCTCCTCATGGCAAGGAAGCGGCTGTTGTCAATGGCATGGAATTGGGTGCAACAATAGCACTGGAGCTGTCATCATGATTGATCTTCACAACCCTTATCCTATAACTTCTGAATCTTCAAGCAGCAAGTATGGTTTTTGGAACTTGAGTGGTGATATCAGTCCTTCATTGCCAAAACTCAAGTCCTTGGAACACTTGGATTTGAGTTTGAACACCTTCAATGACATCTCAATTCCTAAATTCCTGGGATCATTGAAGAATTTGAGGTATCTGAACCTATCAAAAGCTGGATTCAGTGGTCTAATTCCAGCAAGTCTTGGGAACATTTCTAGCCTGCAATTTCTTGATGTTTCTACTGAATTTGCGAGCTTAAGCTCAGATAGTCTTCAATGGGTGGCTGGTCTTGTTTCTTTAAAACATCTTGCCATGAATGAAGTTGACCTTTCCATGATAGATTCAGGATTTCTTGGGATAATGAATAGGCTTTCATTTCTGAATGAGCTGTACCTCTCAGGATGTCAGCTCTCCGGTTCCATTTTGTCTCTCAACTCTGTTAACGTAACTTCCCTTTCTGTTCTGGACCTTAGTTTCAACTCTTTCGGTCCTGGTTTCCCTGTCTAG
- the LOC107952337 gene encoding receptor-like protein EIX2, translated as MTSLTTFDLSKNEVKGGIPSSIDKLCSLKSFDLSSNNLTGSLPQFLEGTQDCVPNRPFPSLMYLRLSNNRLVGTLPEWMGLLRNLLELNLNYNLIEGPIPASLGQLSNLTNVGLGSNELNGTLPDSFGQLSGLSTLDVSSNHLTGFISEAHFAKLSKLKILHLSANSFIVNLSSNWIPPFQVRNLDMGSCYLGLSFPKWLRYQKEVRYLDFSNASISGSIPDWFWDISGNLSLLNVSFNELEDQLPNLLNVAPFADVDFSSNLLEGLIPLPVVEIELLDLSNNQISGSILENMSQSMPNLIFLSLSNNQLTGGIPNSIGDMLSLQAIDLSRNKLTGSIPSSIENCSYLKVLDLGNNNLSGVIPDALGQLLQLQSLHLNNNNLKGIIPPSFKNLSSLETLDLGNNSLSGNIPLWIGDGFPALRIISLRSNAFSGEIPSKLSNLSSLQILDLAENNFTGTIPASLGDLKAMANEQKIIQYLLYGKYRGLHYEESLIITLKDQSLKFNKILSLVTSIDLSGNNLNGDIPESITKLSGLVVLNLSRNHITGGIPGNISNLHQLSSLDLSRNNFTGEIPSGFSSLSFLSYLNLSNNNFSGAIPYSGQLTTFDASSFDGNPGLCGGSLNIKCENDGVDSEGRVEGGKSNEGIIDKWFYLSVGVGFAAGILVPVLVISARSSWVDSYFGMVEKFIDKSGLRNLADRHGRNKG; from the coding sequence ATGACATCTCTCACAACTTTTGATCTGTCAAAAAATGAAGTTAAGGGTGGAATCCCAAGCTCCATCGATAAACTTTGTAGTTTGAAATCATTTGATTTGTCAAGCAATAATTTGACTGGTAGTTTGCCTCAGTTCCTTGAAGGAACACAGGATTGTGTTCCCAATAGGCCATTTCCTAGTTTGATGTATTTGAGACTGAGCAACAACCGTTTAGTAGGCACACTGCCTGAATGGATGGGACTACTTCGAAATCTATTAGAACTCAATCTCAACTACAATTTGATTGAAGGTCCAATTCCTGCTTCTTTAGGCCAACTGTCAAACCTCACTAATGTTGGCCTGGGAAGCAATGAACTAAATGGGACTCTTCCTGATTCTTTTGGACAGCTATCTGGTTTGTCTACCTTAGATGTTTCATCAAACCATTTGACAGGTTTTATATCTGAAGCTCATTTTGCAAAGCTAAGTAAGCTGAAGATATTACATCTGTCTGCTAATTCTTTCATTGTTAATCTCAGTTCCAATTGGATCCCACCATTCCAAGTCCGGAATCTTGATATGGGTTCTTGCTATTTAGGCCTTTCATTTCCAAAGTGGCTTAGATATCAGAAGGAGGTCCGATATCTAGATTTCTCAAATGCTAGCATTTCAGGTTCCATTCCAGACTGGTTCTGGGATATTTCTGGCAACCTATCACTGTTGAATGTTTCCTTCAATGAGTTAGAAGATCAACTACCAAACCTTTTAAATGTTGCTCCCTTTGCAGATGTTGATTTCAGCTCAAACCTTCTTGAAGGCCTGATTCCTCTTCCAGTTGTAGAGATTGAATTGCTCGATCTCTCTAACAATCAAATCTCTGGTTCTATCCTAGAAAATATGAGTCAATCCATGCCAAACTTGATATTTCTCTCCCTTTCAAACAACCAATTAACAGGAGGAATCCCAAACTCCATTGGTGACATGTTATCTCTCCAAGCCATTGATCTTTCAAGGAACAAATTAACTGGAAGCATTCCATCAAGCATTGAGAATTGTTCTTACCTGAAGGTTTTAGACCTTGGGAACAACAACCTCTCAGGTGTAATTCCTGATGCTTTGGGACAGTTACTACAACTTCAGTCACTACACTTGAACAACAACAACCTCAAAGGAATCATCCCTCCCTCTTTTAAGAACTTGTCAAGCTTGGAAACCTTAGATCTTGGAAATAATAGCTTGTCAGGCAACATTCCCCTGTGGATAGGAGATGGCTTTCCAGCTCTCAGAATTATTAGTTTAAGATCAAATGCATTTTCAGGTGAAATCCCCTCCAAGTTGTCAAATTTGAGTTCACTGCAAATCTTGGACCTGGCAGAAAACAATTTTACAGGCACGATACCAGCAAGCCTTGGTGATCTTAAAGCAATGGCAAATGAGCAAAAAATAATCCAGTACCTGCTCTATGGGAAGTACAGGGGTCTACATTATGAAGAAAGCTTGATTATCACTCTAAAAGACCAAAGTCTAAAGTTCAACAAGATACTTTCCCTAGTCACAAGCATTGATCTCTCTGGAAATAACTTAAATGGGGATATTCCAGAATCAATAACCAAACTGTCAGGTTTGGTTGTTTTGAATCTATCAAGAAACCATATCACTGGCGGCATTCCTGGAAATATCTCAAATTTACATCAATTATCATCTCTTGACCTCTCCAGAAATAACTTCACAGGCGAAATCCCTTCAGGATTTTCTTCACTGTCCTTTCTGTCTTACTTGAACCTATCCAACAATAATTTCTCAGGAGCCATACCTTATTCCGGGCAGCTGACAACATTCGATGCATCATCTTTCGATGGAAATCCAGGTCTTTGTGGAGGTTCACTGAACATTAAGTGTGAAAATGATGGTGTTGACAGTGAGGGGAGAGTTGAAGGTGGGAAAAGTAATGAAGGAATCATTGATAAGTGGTTTTATCTAAGTGTAGGAGTGGGGTTTGCAGCTGGGATTTTGGTGCCTGTGCTTGTTATATCAGCTAGAAGCTCTTGGGTTGATTCCTACTTTGGTATGGTCGAGAAATTTATTGACAAATCAGGGTTGAGAAATTTAGCAGATAGACATGGAAGGAACAAGGGTTGA